In Nitrospirota bacterium, a single genomic region encodes these proteins:
- a CDS encoding RHS repeat-associated core domain-containing protein: MAARRRPVLLTMVFGLLTLAGAGLSHAQSPTDFFLHGIGPDNNPPTLFLDTTAPTAGTAKFRDSTSVNFSGGNPWKEIGTWPAASALTGGTLNALSDLHVWLGLKNSDDQGTQFDLRAEIYKNSTVLASGLTRCITGITRNPANAKEATVSFGTVSPTEFNGSTDTLSLKILTRIGTNPDDTKCPGHNNAVGLRLYFDATTRNARFDATIVTVQPPTITSFTPTNARVGTTVAVIGTNFVNVSSVTFNGTAATTVTVPNATTLTAVVPAGATTGPLAVTTPGGTATSTGHFVVLPTPDFQIGAAPSTLVIPASGQASYAVSLTGSGGFTNLATLAVTGLPTGTTAAFRRATLTAGQLTLLTLTTSGTTPAGTYPLTVTAVGPVDGVSTVRSVPVTIEVQAPGVTSLTGQVLDEDARPVKGVLVKLGALQVSTDDGGNFLLLNPPAGADQLLLIDGGPASTPQHSLPIVPYKVTIVAGQANTLGFTPHLHFQKTTGLVDISDSAVQRVVTDPDLPGFQMTIPAGVTITGWDGQPNTQISIRRVPIDRVPLPPFPADRYVPALYMDYFGKQGGGTPSAPIPITFPNDLDVPPGTQVELWYFDEAPDGTRPNQWVQYGTGTVTADGSQVVPDTDPSTGQPFGQPRFCCGAVYLAMLNPQRNAVVPPSPSMSGTTSGEPVDLATGLFTLEKTDLVLPDRLPVTFTRTYQTNSSVPGPFGPGTGHSFETRLLVQANLWTLVLPNGARALFPKQPDGTYRNSNDPSMQGAVFTDIPSGPILRFKDGRRWTFGAPVPGALFLTSQRDRNDNTITLTRSGTAQNLTTITAPSGRQLNLTYDANNRITAIQDPLGRIIRYAYDNAGRLATVTDPTGGVTRYTYDAAGRMLTITDPRGIVFLTNQYDSAGRVSRQTQADGGVWEFAYTTAGSVITQTTVIDPRGNTTAYRFNGRGYLLSQTDGFGQMTAFTRDTRNRVIATIDPLGRTTRFEYDAVGNVTKITDPNSQVTRFEYEPTFNRVTRIDQILTPTTTLTTTFAYDPANGNRVTVTDPLTHTTTIGYNAFGQPTSVQGPIPTEPPTTFSYDPNGNLITTTDPLGNTTTRASDLVSRLTRLTDPRGFATQFRYDPLNRVTEIADAAHGVTKFTYDGNGNLLTVTDAKNQTTTYTYDTMDRLATRKDALNRSESYQYDSMGNLTEFTDRKSQVSQFTYDALNRRTSASYQDGSTVSFIYDAVGRLSRTTDSLSGSIDFAYDTLDRLTLELTSLGALTYQYDAISRRTKMTVAGQAPVSYQYDAASRLIQIAQGALAVGLGYDNANRRTSLTYPNGTSASYAYDAASRLTDITHIGPSGLLEGLTYIYDTAGNRTSLIRANGAASLLPSAVTLATYDAANQQTQFGGATLTYDQNGNLTNDGTNTYTWDARNRLVGISGGVTASFSYDSLGRRISKTISGSTTQFVYDGQDIVQETSGSTLGATYIRSLNIDEPFVRQVTSNEYYHADALGSTLVLSNVTGVSAVTYNYEPFGKTTSTGASSNPFQYTGRESDGTGLHYYRARYYQPQFSRFVRRDPIGLRGGVNLYSYVFNKPTNFFDPNGMDAWTAYETGGIIGAGPFAFNLAQGILAINTATGEMCTYTIGCLRPGLSLILGVGGKFQATLGGAHCGRNLGGFSFSLAGDIIVPEPPPAPGGIGGSIGIGLDGAIGGGYSWGPNWGAGISAGVDVCYAKVNRCVNSPKKCERC, from the coding sequence ATGGCGGCCCGTCGGCGACCAGTTCTGTTGACGATGGTCTTCGGTCTTCTAACCCTGGCCGGGGCCGGGCTGTCGCACGCGCAAAGCCCCACGGACTTCTTCCTGCACGGCATCGGCCCGGACAACAATCCGCCCACCCTGTTCCTCGACACGACCGCGCCCACGGCCGGCACCGCGAAGTTCCGGGACTCAACCAGCGTCAACTTCAGCGGCGGCAATCCGTGGAAGGAGATCGGCACCTGGCCGGCCGCCTCGGCGCTCACGGGCGGCACGCTCAACGCGCTGAGCGATCTGCATGTCTGGCTGGGCCTGAAGAACAGCGACGATCAGGGTACGCAATTCGATCTGCGCGCCGAGATCTACAAGAACAGCACGGTGCTCGCGTCCGGCTTGACCCGCTGCATCACCGGGATCACGCGCAACCCGGCCAATGCGAAAGAGGCCACGGTCTCCTTCGGGACCGTCTCCCCGACCGAATTCAACGGCTCCACCGACACCCTCTCGCTGAAGATCCTCACCCGCATCGGCACGAATCCCGACGACACGAAATGCCCGGGCCACAACAACGCGGTCGGGCTGCGCCTGTACTTCGACGCGACGACACGGAATGCCCGATTCGACGCGACGATCGTGACGGTGCAACCGCCCACCATCACGAGCTTCACGCCGACGAACGCCAGAGTCGGCACCACGGTCGCCGTCATCGGGACCAATTTCGTCAACGTGTCGTCGGTGACCTTCAACGGCACCGCTGCGACCACCGTCACCGTGCCGAACGCCACGACGCTCACCGCCGTGGTGCCGGCGGGCGCGACGACAGGTCCCCTCGCGGTGACCACGCCCGGCGGTACCGCCACCTCGACCGGCCATTTCGTCGTGCTGCCCACGCCGGATTTCCAGATAGGCGCCGCCCCGTCTACGCTGGTGATCCCCGCGAGCGGCCAGGCGTCGTATGCCGTGAGCCTCACCGGCAGCGGCGGGTTCACGAACCTGGCGACGCTGGCTGTCACCGGGCTCCCCACCGGGACGACCGCAGCCTTCAGGCGTGCCACGCTCACCGCCGGCCAGTTGACCTTGTTGACGCTCACCACCAGTGGGACGACACCGGCCGGGACCTATCCGCTGACGGTGACGGCCGTCGGCCCCGTGGACGGTGTCTCAACCGTGCGCTCCGTGCCCGTCACCATCGAAGTCCAAGCTCCCGGCGTGACCAGTCTCACCGGGCAGGTGCTGGATGAAGACGCCAGGCCCGTGAAGGGCGTGCTGGTCAAGCTGGGCGCGTTGCAGGTTTCAACGGACGACGGCGGGAACTTCCTGCTGCTCAATCCGCCAGCCGGCGCCGATCAACTACTGCTCATCGACGGCGGCCCGGCCTCCACCCCGCAGCACAGCCTGCCCATTGTCCCGTATAAAGTCACCATTGTCGCCGGCCAGGCCAATACGCTCGGCTTCACGCCCCATCTGCACTTCCAGAAGACGACCGGCTTGGTGGACATTTCTGACAGCGCGGTCCAGCGCGTCGTCACCGATCCGGACCTGCCGGGATTCCAAATGACGATTCCAGCCGGCGTGACGATCACCGGCTGGGACGGGCAGCCGAACACGCAGATTTCCATCCGCCGCGTCCCGATCGACCGAGTGCCGCTGCCGCCCTTCCCGGCAGACCGGTACGTCCCTGCACTTTACATGGATTATTTCGGCAAGCAGGGTGGCGGCACACCCTCGGCCCCGATTCCAATCACGTTCCCCAACGACCTGGATGTGCCCCCGGGGACGCAAGTGGAGCTGTGGTACTTCGACGAGGCGCCCGATGGGACGCGCCCCAATCAATGGGTCCAATACGGGACCGGGACGGTCACGGCCGATGGGAGCCAGGTCGTGCCCGATACCGATCCCAGCACGGGGCAGCCGTTCGGCCAGCCACGCTTCTGCTGCGGAGCCGTGTATCTGGCCATGCTGAATCCCCAGAGGAACGCCGTAGTCCCACCAAGCCCCTCGATGAGCGGGACTACAAGCGGGGAGCCGGTTGATCTCGCCACCGGCCTCTTTACCCTGGAGAAGACGGACCTCGTCTTGCCGGATCGGCTTCCCGTGACCTTCACCAGGACCTACCAGACCAACAGCTCCGTGCCCGGTCCCTTCGGACCGGGAACCGGCCATTCGTTCGAGACGCGGCTGCTCGTACAGGCCAACCTCTGGACGCTAGTGCTGCCCAACGGAGCACGCGCCCTGTTTCCGAAGCAACCGGACGGCACTTATCGCAATAGCAACGATCCCTCGATGCAAGGGGCCGTCTTCACGGACATCCCCAGCGGCCCGATCCTACGCTTCAAGGACGGCCGAAGGTGGACGTTCGGAGCCCCGGTGCCCGGGGCCTTGTTCCTGACGAGCCAACGCGATCGCAACGACAACACGATCACGCTCACGCGCAGCGGGACGGCGCAGAACCTCACGACGATCACCGCCCCGTCGGGGCGGCAGCTTAACTTGACTTACGATGCCAACAACCGGATCACGGCCATCCAGGACCCGCTAGGCCGCATTATTCGCTATGCCTACGATAACGCCGGCCGGCTCGCCACCGTCACCGATCCCACCGGCGGCGTGACCCGCTACACCTACGACGCGGCTGGCCGGATGCTGACCATCACCGACCCGCGCGGTATCGTGTTTCTCACCAACCAGTATGACAGTGCCGGGCGCGTGAGCCGCCAGACCCAGGCTGACGGCGGCGTTTGGGAGTTTGCCTATACGACGGCGGGGAGCGTGATCACACAGACCACGGTCATTGACCCGCGGGGCAACACGACGGCCTATCGCTTCAATGGGCGCGGCTACCTCCTCAGTCAGACCGATGGGTTTGGACAGATGACCGCCTTCACCCGCGATACCCGCAATCGAGTCATCGCCACCATCGACCCATTGGGACGCACCACCAGGTTTGAGTACGACGCCGTGGGCAACGTGACGAAGATCACGGATCCGAACAGCCAGGTGACTCGCTTCGAGTATGAGCCGACCTTCAACCGAGTGACGCGGATCGATCAGATCCTCACCCCGACCACCACCTTGACGACAACCTTTGCCTACGATCCCGCGAACGGCAACCGCGTGACCGTCACCGATCCGCTCACCCACACGACGACCATCGGCTACAACGCCTTTGGCCAGCCGACTTCCGTGCAAGGCCCGATTCCGACGGAGCCCCCGACCACGTTCAGCTATGACCCGAACGGCAATCTGATCACCACGACCGATCCGCTCGGCAACACAACCACCCGAGCCTCTGATCTCGTCAGTCGTCTGACCAGACTCACCGATCCCCGCGGCTTCGCCACCCAATTTCGCTACGACCCGCTGAATCGCGTCACCGAGATCGCCGATGCCGCGCACGGCGTGACCAAGTTCACCTACGATGGCAACGGCAACTTGCTCACGGTCACGGATGCGAAGAACCAGACGACCACCTACACGTACGACACCATGGATCGGCTGGCGACGAGAAAAGACGCGTTGAATCGGAGCGAAAGCTATCAGTACGACTCGATGGGGAATCTGACGGAGTTCACGGACAGGAAGAGCCAAGTGAGCCAGTTTACCTACGACGCCTTGAATCGGCGGACGAGCGCGAGCTATCAAGACGGGAGCACGGTGTCGTTTATCTACGATGCCGTGGGCAGATTAAGTCGGACGACGGACTCGCTTTCAGGTTCCATCGACTTTGCCTACGACACCTTGGATCGGTTGACGTTAGAGCTAACGAGCTTAGGCGCCCTGACCTATCAATACGACGCCATCAGCCGCCGGACGAAAATGACCGTGGCAGGCCAGGCGCCGGTGAGTTACCAGTACGATGCCGCGTCCCGCTTGATTCAGATCGCGCAAGGCGCACTCGCGGTGGGTTTGGGCTATGACAACGCGAACCGGCGGACCTCGCTGACCTATCCCAACGGCACCAGTGCGAGCTACGCCTATGATGCTGCTTCGAGACTGACAGACATCACCCACATCGGACCAAGTGGACTCCTTGAAGGGCTCACCTATATCTACGACACAGCCGGGAATCGGACGAGCCTCATACGGGCGAACGGCGCCGCCTCACTCTTGCCGAGCGCGGTCACCTTGGCAACGTACGACGCCGCCAATCAACAGACCCAGTTCGGTGGGGCCACGCTGACCTACGATCAAAACGGCAACCTCACCAACGACGGCACGAATACCTACACGTGGGATGCCCGGAACCGACTCGTGGGGATCAGCGGCGGCGTAACCGCGAGCTTTAGCTATGACTCTCTTGGCCGGCGGATCAGCAAGACGATCAGTGGCTCGACGACGCAGTTCGTCTATGACGGCCAAGATATCGTGCAGGAGACCAGCGGGAGTACGCTCGGTGCGACCTATATCAGGAGCCTGAACATTGATGAACCGTTTGTGCGACAGGTAACCAGCAACGAGTACTATCACGCTGATGCCCTGGGCAGCACGCTAGTGTTGAGCAATGTCACCGGAGTATCAGCGGTCACCTATAACTATGAACCGTTCGGCAAAACGACGAGTACAGGGGCTTCATCTAATCCCTTTCAGTACACAGGAAGAGAGAGCGACGGGACTGGGCTGCATTACTACCGAGCAAGGTACTATCAGCCACAATTCTCTAGGTTTGTGCGGCGCGATCCAATCGGTCTTCGAGGTGGCGTGAACTTGTACTCGTATGTATTCAATAAGCCAACGAACTTCTTTGACCCGAACGGCATGGATGCTTGGACGGCATATGAGACGGGCGGGATCATAGGTGCCGGCCCATTCGCATTCAATTTAGCGCAAGGGATTCTAGCAATTAACACGGCAACCGGCGAGATGTGCACTTACACCATCGGATGCCTCAGACCTGGACTTAGCCTCATCCTCGGTGTTGGCGGAAAGTTCCAGGCAACGTTGGGAGGAGCACATTGTGGAAGGAACCTGGGCGGATTTAGTTTCTCGCTAGCTGGGGACATCATAGTGCCAGAGCCGCCTCCTGCCCCAGGCGGAATCGGGGGGAGCATCGGAATCGGTCTCGATGGTGCCATAGGCGGCGGTTATTCGTGGGGACCGAATTGGGGAGCCGGAATTTCGGCCGGAGTAGACGTCTGCTACGCGAAAGTAAATAGATGCGTCAATTCGCCGAAGAAATGCGAGAGATGTTGA
- a CDS encoding TVP38/TMEM64 family protein: MQPVEAGWIPGRTHRRLAGLGMIVLGVVGFVWLWQGFDLSDLLTTERLVGLFQSAGPFGPLILMFSMATAVVVSPIPSLPIDLAAGAAYGPAWGATYAVIGAEIGAVVSFLISRALGRAWLYQLLRLDIRFCEKCSDRHLVTVLVLARLLPIVSFDVVSYGAGLTNMSVMTFALATLIGMAPPTFAFTYFGSSVVSARWTLILTGGLVVAALLLAPKLVLRHPHAWWARLFLAAAPGSPEATASQRTQTTAAESLRPNCSGCGGPLTS, translated from the coding sequence ATGCAACCAGTCGAGGCCGGTTGGATTCCTGGCCGAACTCACCGTCGACTTGCCGGCTTGGGGATGATCGTCCTCGGTGTCGTTGGGTTCGTGTGGCTTTGGCAAGGCTTCGATCTGAGCGACCTGCTGACCACTGAACGGCTCGTTGGCCTCTTCCAGTCCGCCGGCCCCTTCGGCCCTCTCATCTTGATGTTCAGCATGGCGACCGCGGTTGTGGTCAGCCCTATTCCCAGTCTACCAATCGACCTGGCCGCAGGCGCGGCATATGGACCGGCGTGGGGCGCGACCTATGCCGTGATCGGGGCCGAAATCGGCGCGGTGGTGAGTTTCTTGATCTCGCGGGCGCTGGGGCGGGCGTGGCTCTATCAATTGCTGCGACTGGACATCCGCTTCTGCGAGAAATGCTCGGACCGGCACTTGGTCACGGTGCTCGTCTTGGCGAGGTTGCTCCCCATCGTCTCTTTCGACGTGGTCAGCTACGGCGCCGGCTTGACCAACATGTCGGTCATGACGTTCGCCTTGGCGACCTTGATCGGCATGGCCCCGCCGACCTTCGCCTTCACCTACTTCGGCAGCTCGGTCGTGTCCGCCCGGTGGACGCTGATCCTCACCGGCGGCTTAGTCGTGGCAGCCCTCCTGCTCGCTCCCAAACTGGTCCTGCGCCATCCCCACGCCTGGTGGGCGCGCCTGTTCCTCGCTGCGGCGCCGGGATCGCCCGAGGCAACCGCTTCACAGCGGACACAAACGACCGCCGCCGAGTCTCTTCGACCGAACTGCTCCGGCTGCGGCGGACCGCTCACTTCTTGA
- a CDS encoding EF-hand domain-containing protein, which yields MTPFKWRTWGAIVAAAALGLVVSGSCDWGLAKERQSRSSASKLKKKEKAVRGKTSVSSVQRIVEPPERFSRRVDWNRDGQIDPLEKAVAFDHFRQLDRNHDGMVDPMERALARLDIEYDGPVAPREAEWVQAQLQRAASRDGYARERGGSLKATKRPSHPKPVKRKGSRSATSPPTR from the coding sequence ATGACCCCTTTCAAATGGCGGACATGGGGAGCGATCGTTGCAGCGGCGGCCCTTGGGCTTGTCGTTTCAGGCTCCTGTGATTGGGGTCTGGCGAAGGAGCGGCAATCCCGGTCCAGTGCTTCCAAGCTGAAGAAGAAAGAGAAGGCAGTCCGTGGGAAGACCTCCGTCTCATCCGTTCAGCGGATTGTCGAGCCCCCGGAACGCTTCAGCCGCCGCGTGGATTGGAACCGGGATGGGCAGATCGATCCTCTTGAGAAAGCCGTGGCCTTCGACCACTTCCGCCAATTGGATCGGAACCATGACGGGATGGTGGATCCAATGGAGCGCGCCCTCGCGCGCCTCGATATCGAGTATGACGGGCCGGTCGCGCCTAGAGAGGCCGAGTGGGTACAGGCTCAACTTCAGCGCGCCGCTTCACGTGACGGCTATGCACGCGAACGAGGCGGATCGCTCAAGGCCACCAAACGGCCCAGCCATCCCAAGCCGGTGAAACGGAAAGGCAGTCGATCGGCAACCTCGCCTCCCACCCGCTGA
- a CDS encoding TVP38/TMEM64 family protein: MIRKQVTMTTNVQAPSRANGFNTGKFVVAVFFGLAIGAFFYFDLGHYLTLEALKANRDRLLAFTDANFAAAVGIFIATYCVVTGLSLPGAAILTLAGGFLFGSVLGTVLVNIAATTGATLAFLAARYLLRDWVEQKFGDRLGPIQEGFSKNAFSYLMTLRLIPLFPFFLVNMVSGLTRMSVSTYVAATAIGIIPGSFVYAYAGRQLGTINSLKEIASPNVLLAFTLLGLLALAPILYRKFAGRKA, translated from the coding sequence ATGATACGCAAACAGGTCACGATGACGACGAACGTCCAGGCACCTTCGCGGGCAAACGGGTTTAATACCGGCAAGTTCGTCGTTGCGGTGTTCTTCGGATTGGCCATCGGCGCGTTTTTCTACTTCGATCTCGGCCATTACCTGACGCTGGAGGCGCTGAAAGCCAACCGCGATCGGCTGCTCGCCTTCACCGACGCCAACTTCGCCGCGGCCGTCGGCATTTTCATCGCGACCTACTGCGTGGTGACCGGGCTGTCCTTGCCTGGCGCGGCGATTCTGACATTGGCCGGCGGATTTCTCTTCGGCAGCGTGCTAGGGACGGTGTTGGTGAATATCGCCGCCACGACCGGCGCCACCCTGGCGTTCCTGGCGGCGCGGTATCTCCTGCGGGACTGGGTCGAACAGAAATTCGGCGACCGGCTGGGGCCGATCCAAGAGGGCTTCTCGAAGAACGCGTTCAGCTATCTCATGACGTTGCGGCTCATCCCGTTGTTTCCGTTCTTCTTGGTCAACATGGTGTCCGGCCTCACGCGCATGAGCGTCTCGACCTATGTCGCGGCCACGGCCATCGGGATCATTCCCGGCAGCTTCGTGTACGCCTATGCCGGGCGCCAACTGGGCACGATCAATTCGCTCAAGGAAATCGCCTCGCCTAACGTGCTTCTGGCTTTTACTCTGCTCGGGCTGCTGGCCTTGGCGCCGATCCTTTATCGGAAATTTGCCGGCAGGAAGGCATGA
- a CDS encoding mercuric reductase, with the protein MNTHEGVLVLPNDEHNQRLVENVHPSQWVNPEPSGRYNMVVIGAGTAGLVTAAIAAGIGAKVALIEKHLMGGDCLNVGCVPSKGIIRASRAWADLRRAEEFGLHIPPGVKYDFGAAMARMRRLRARISHTDSAHRYKGLGVDVYIGSGRFTGPGTIQVEGPAGNRTLRFAKAALCTGARAAAPPTPGLEEAGYLTNETVFWLTELPQRLAVIGAGPIGCELAQSFARFGSRVYLIEALHGIMPNEDRDAADIVLASMLRDGITLLCCGKDLKVEKTDGGKRLTVDSHGQRYDITVDEILVGVGRAPNVEGLGLEAVGVEYDKTGVKVNSRLQTTNPRIYAAGDVCSRFKFTHAADAMAQIVIQNALFPHPFGLAYASTDSLMIPWCTYTEPEIAHVGMYEAEAKAKGLQVETYTYRLDEVDRAILDGEDEGFARVHIQKGADKILGATIVAAHAGDLISEFTALMKAGAGAKTLAGTIHPYPTQAEVNKKVVNLWRKAHFTEGQKRMLRKWFEWTR; encoded by the coding sequence ATGAACACGCATGAGGGCGTCCTGGTGCTCCCGAACGACGAGCATAATCAACGGCTGGTCGAGAACGTACATCCGAGTCAATGGGTCAACCCCGAACCCTCCGGCCGGTACAACATGGTCGTGATCGGCGCGGGAACCGCGGGCCTGGTGACCGCGGCCATTGCGGCCGGGATCGGCGCGAAGGTGGCGTTGATCGAGAAGCATCTCATGGGAGGCGACTGCCTGAACGTCGGGTGCGTGCCGTCGAAAGGCATCATCCGAGCTTCGCGGGCCTGGGCGGACCTTCGGCGGGCGGAGGAATTCGGTCTCCATATCCCGCCCGGCGTCAAATACGATTTCGGCGCGGCGATGGCGCGCATGAGACGATTGCGGGCTCGGATCAGCCATACGGATTCGGCGCACCGGTATAAGGGGTTGGGCGTGGATGTGTACATCGGCAGCGGCCGGTTCACGGGACCGGGCACGATTCAGGTGGAAGGGCCGGCCGGGAACCGGACATTGCGCTTCGCGAAGGCGGCCCTCTGCACCGGGGCCCGGGCGGCTGCGCCGCCCACGCCCGGATTGGAAGAGGCGGGGTATCTGACCAACGAGACCGTCTTCTGGCTGACCGAACTGCCCCAACGACTGGCCGTGATCGGCGCCGGCCCGATCGGATGTGAACTGGCTCAGAGCTTCGCCCGCTTCGGCAGCCGGGTGTACCTCATCGAAGCCCTGCACGGCATCATGCCGAACGAAGACCGCGACGCGGCGGACATCGTCCTGGCGTCCATGCTCCGCGACGGTATCACGCTTCTGTGTTGCGGCAAGGATCTGAAGGTGGAGAAAACGGACGGCGGCAAGCGCCTGACGGTCGATTCGCATGGTCAGCGCTACGACATCACGGTCGATGAAATCCTGGTCGGCGTCGGCCGCGCCCCGAACGTGGAAGGGCTCGGCCTGGAAGCGGTCGGCGTCGAGTACGACAAGACCGGCGTCAAGGTGAACAGCCGGCTCCAGACCACCAATCCCCGGATCTACGCCGCCGGAGATGTCTGTTCGCGATTCAAATTCACGCACGCCGCCGACGCGATGGCGCAGATTGTGATTCAGAACGCGCTGTTCCCGCATCCGTTCGGCCTCGCCTACGCGAGCACCGACTCGCTCATGATTCCGTGGTGCACGTACACGGAGCCGGAGATCGCGCACGTCGGGATGTATGAGGCGGAGGCGAAAGCGAAGGGACTCCAGGTCGAAACCTACACCTACCGGCTGGATGAGGTGGATCGCGCGATCCTCGACGGCGAGGATGAGGGCTTCGCCCGCGTCCATATTCAGAAGGGCGCCGACAAGATCCTGGGCGCCACGATCGTGGCGGCTCATGCCGGCGATCTGATCAGCGAATTCACCGCGCTGATGAAAGCGGGCGCCGGCGCCAAGACCTTGGCCGGGACGATTCATCCCTACCCGACGCAAGCCGAGGTGAACAAGAAGGTCGTGAACTTGTGGCGGAAGGCGCATTTTACGGAGGGGCAGAAGCGGATGTTGAGGAAGTGGTTTGAATGGACGAGATGA
- a CDS encoding DUF3047 domain-containing protein: protein MEVGKFSAAKEGQALPDGWKPLTFKKIERHTKYELVRDEDRVVVKATSEAGSAGLTKEIRIDPKEYPIVSWRWKVTNVYKKGDVTKKEGDDYPARLYITFEYDSSRVGLLEKAQYEAVRLLYGQYPPLGALNYIWESKALKGTIVPNPYTDKVKMIVVESGTERLNQWIDEERNVYEDYKKAFGEEPPMISGVAIMTDTDNTLESATAYYGDIAFKKAAP, encoded by the coding sequence TTGGAGGTCGGGAAGTTTTCGGCGGCGAAGGAGGGGCAGGCGCTCCCGGACGGGTGGAAGCCGCTGACGTTCAAAAAGATCGAACGGCACACGAAGTATGAATTGGTCAGAGACGAGGATCGGGTGGTGGTGAAGGCGACAAGCGAGGCGGGGTCGGCCGGATTGACGAAAGAGATCAGGATCGATCCGAAAGAATATCCGATCGTCTCGTGGCGGTGGAAAGTGACCAATGTGTACAAAAAGGGCGATGTGACCAAGAAAGAAGGCGATGATTATCCGGCCCGGCTCTATATCACCTTTGAGTACGACTCCTCGCGTGTCGGCTTGCTCGAAAAGGCCCAGTATGAAGCCGTCAGGCTGCTCTACGGGCAGTATCCGCCGCTCGGCGCGCTGAACTACATCTGGGAAAGCAAGGCGCTGAAAGGCACGATTGTCCCCAATCCCTACACCGACAAAGTCAAGATGATCGTCGTGGAAAGCGGCACGGAGCGGCTGAATCAATGGATCGACGAGGAACGCAACGTGTACGAAGACTACAAGAAGGCCTTCGGCGAGGAACCGCCGATGATCTCCGGGGTGGCCATCATGACCGATACGGACAATACGCTCGAATCGGCCACGGCGTACTACGGCGACATTGCGTTCAAGAAAGCCGCGCCGTGA
- a CDS encoding TetR/AcrR family transcriptional regulator, whose amino-acid sequence MNAAADTREKLINSALDLIYARSYAGVGVQELCERAGVNKGSFYHFFPSKLDLILAALDRQWDMARAKIFEPAFARDVPPLKRIERCFDLFYESQCDVKEKTGKVFGCPFGNLALELSTQETAIRRRVEKIFAEMTGYFERALQEAVTEGEIAEQDATKTAQAVVAFKQGVLLMAKTRNEPELISRLGREFLGRLAANVGEQASANPRSRA is encoded by the coding sequence ATGAATGCCGCTGCCGACACCAGGGAAAAGCTCATCAACAGCGCTCTCGATCTCATTTATGCCCGCAGCTATGCGGGGGTCGGTGTGCAGGAGCTCTGCGAGCGCGCCGGGGTGAACAAGGGCAGCTTCTACCACTTCTTCCCGTCGAAACTGGACCTGATATTGGCCGCGCTTGATCGCCAATGGGACATGGCGCGGGCGAAGATCTTCGAGCCGGCTTTTGCTCGAGATGTGCCGCCGTTGAAGCGGATCGAGCGCTGCTTCGATCTGTTCTACGAGAGTCAATGCGATGTGAAGGAGAAAACGGGAAAGGTCTTCGGCTGTCCATTCGGAAACCTGGCGCTCGAACTGAGCACACAGGAAACGGCGATTCGACGGCGGGTGGAGAAGATTTTTGCCGAGATGACCGGGTATTTCGAACGGGCGCTGCAGGAGGCTGTCACCGAGGGCGAGATTGCCGAGCAGGATGCGACGAAGACTGCGCAGGCGGTCGTGGCGTTTAAGCAAGGTGTCTTGCTGATGGCGAAAACGAGGAATGAGCCGGAACTCATCAGCCGGCTCGGCAGGGAGTTCCTCGGGCGCTTGGCGGCGAATGTGGGCGAACAAGCCAGTGCGAACCCGAGATCGAGGGCGTAG
- a CDS encoding peroxidase-related enzyme (This protein belongs to a clade of uncharacterized proteins related to peroxidases such as the alkylhydroperoxidase AhpD.) — MQRITAIDPEAATGKAKDLMEKVRTSLRAIPNLVRTMAASPAVLEAYLGFGQALSKGMLSARLREQIALVVAETNGCAYCLAAHTAIGKKIGLSEDTLIGSRRADSENSKDRAALQFARTVVRTRGEVRDQDIDHLRTLGFTDGEIAEVVANVALNLFTNYFNHVARTEVDFPAAPALSNEPACSC; from the coding sequence ATGCAACGAATCACCGCGATCGATCCTGAAGCCGCGACCGGAAAGGCCAAGGACCTTATGGAGAAGGTCCGGACCAGCCTTAGAGCCATACCCAACCTTGTTCGAACCATGGCCGCCTCGCCGGCTGTGCTGGAAGCCTATCTCGGCTTCGGCCAGGCGCTGAGCAAGGGGATGCTAAGCGCAAGACTTCGCGAACAGATCGCCCTGGTGGTCGCGGAAACCAACGGATGCGCCTATTGCCTGGCGGCGCATACCGCCATCGGCAAGAAAATCGGACTCAGTGAGGACACCTTGATCGGAAGTCGCCGCGCCGACTCGGAAAACAGCAAGGACAGAGCGGCGCTTCAGTTTGCGCGGACCGTCGTCCGGACGCGCGGCGAGGTGCGGGATCAGGATATCGATCATTTGCGGACGCTGGGGTTCACCGACGGCGAGATCGCCGAAGTTGTCGCGAATGTTGCGCTCAATCTGTTCACCAACTATTTCAACCATGTGGCCCGGACCGAGGTGGATTTCCCTGCGGCGCCGGCGCTGTCGAACGAGCCTGCTTGTTCCTGCTGA